In one Halorubrum sp. CBA1229 genomic region, the following are encoded:
- the glyS gene encoding glycine--tRNA ligase: MAAGDLVELAKRRGFFFGSNGAYGGTAGFYTFGPQGAALKRNLEDAWRDRFTIREGNREIEAPTVMPEPVFEASGHLEGFDDMLVECGECGESHRADHLVEAVTDIEDAEALPGDEVEALIADNDIACPSCGTPLAGEPVEDFNLMFATDIGPGDGQPGYLRPETAQGIFVEFPRLKEYARGNLPFGITQIGPAYRNEISPRGGLLRLREFTQAELEQFIDPEEDEPPLDRVRDVGVRLYPATEQEAEDGEYVETTVGEAVDEGVIGSPWVGYYLGVAKEWYERVGVDTDRFRFRQHLAGERAHYAADCWDAESEVDGDWIEIAGFSYRSDYDLSKHGEYGDDSFTVFKRYDEPKTVERATVDPDMSVLGPEFGGDAGAVADALETLAERDPDAFDGETVSVDVNGDTREVDVDVANFAVEETTESGEHITPHVVEPSFGVGRTVQTLLAHSYREDEVDDEARTYLSLEPEIAPQDAAVFPLVTNDDRLVELADRVAADLRAAGLAVAYDDSGSIGRRYRRQDEVGTPFCVTVDRDGIEGDGPDTVTVRERDSAAQVRVPADELAGELAALRAGESFDALLDRYETVETDVETS; encoded by the coding sequence ATGGCCGCGGGCGACCTCGTCGAGCTGGCGAAGCGGCGCGGCTTCTTCTTCGGCTCGAACGGCGCGTACGGGGGGACGGCCGGCTTCTACACGTTCGGTCCGCAGGGCGCGGCGCTGAAGCGGAACTTAGAGGACGCGTGGCGCGACCGGTTCACCATCCGCGAGGGGAACCGCGAGATCGAGGCGCCGACGGTGATGCCCGAGCCCGTCTTCGAGGCCTCAGGTCACCTGGAGGGGTTCGACGACATGCTCGTCGAGTGCGGCGAGTGCGGCGAGTCCCACCGCGCCGACCACCTCGTCGAGGCGGTCACCGACATCGAGGACGCCGAGGCGCTCCCCGGCGACGAGGTCGAGGCCCTCATCGCTGACAACGACATCGCCTGCCCCTCCTGCGGCACCCCGCTCGCGGGCGAGCCGGTCGAGGACTTCAACCTCATGTTCGCGACCGACATCGGGCCGGGCGACGGCCAGCCCGGCTACCTCCGGCCGGAGACCGCGCAGGGGATCTTCGTCGAGTTCCCGCGGCTGAAGGAGTACGCCCGCGGGAACCTCCCGTTCGGGATCACCCAGATCGGCCCCGCCTACCGCAACGAGATCTCGCCGCGCGGCGGGCTCCTCCGCCTGCGCGAGTTCACGCAGGCCGAGCTGGAGCAGTTCATCGACCCGGAGGAGGACGAACCACCGCTGGACCGCGTCCGCGACGTCGGCGTGCGGCTGTACCCGGCGACCGAACAGGAGGCCGAGGACGGCGAGTACGTCGAGACGACGGTCGGCGAGGCGGTCGACGAGGGCGTCATCGGCTCCCCGTGGGTCGGCTACTACCTCGGCGTCGCCAAGGAGTGGTACGAGCGCGTCGGCGTCGACACCGACCGGTTCCGGTTCCGCCAGCACCTCGCGGGCGAGCGCGCCCACTACGCGGCCGACTGCTGGGACGCGGAGAGCGAGGTCGACGGCGACTGGATCGAGATCGCCGGGTTCTCCTACCGCTCCGACTACGACCTCTCGAAGCACGGCGAGTACGGCGACGATTCCTTTACGGTGTTCAAGCGCTACGACGAGCCGAAGACGGTCGAGCGCGCGACGGTCGACCCCGACATGTCGGTCCTCGGCCCCGAGTTCGGCGGCGACGCCGGCGCGGTCGCCGACGCGCTTGAGACGCTCGCCGAGCGCGACCCCGACGCCTTCGACGGCGAGACGGTCTCGGTCGACGTGAACGGGGACACGCGTGAGGTCGACGTCGACGTCGCGAACTTCGCGGTCGAGGAGACCACCGAGAGCGGCGAGCACATCACGCCGCACGTCGTCGAGCCCTCCTTCGGCGTGGGCCGCACCGTCCAGACGCTCCTCGCGCACTCGTACCGCGAGGACGAGGTCGACGACGAGGCCCGGACGTACCTCTCCTTAGAGCCCGAGATCGCGCCGCAGGACGCCGCGGTGTTCCCGCTGGTGACCAACGACGACCGGCTCGTGGAACTCGCGGACCGGGTCGCCGCCGACCTGCGCGCGGCCGGCCTCGCGGTGGCGTACGACGACTCCGGCTCGATCGGGCGGCGCTACCGCCGGCAGGACGAGGTCGGCACGCCGTTCTGCGTCACGGTCGACCGCGACGGGATCGAGGGTGACGGCCCCGACACCGTCACCGTCCGCGAGCGCGACTCGGCGGCGCAGGTCCGGGTCCCCGCCGACGAGTTGGCCGGCGAGCTGGCCGCGCTCCGCGCGGGCGAGTCGTTCGACGCGCTGCTGGACCGGTACGAGACGGTCGAGACCGACGTCGAGACCAGCTGA
- a CDS encoding dolichol kinase, with the protein MPLPAAEWRTEVEFERRLVHSGGTLYPVPYLLGWFTWTETRYFLVAALAVVLALEFLRLVIGLNHWLYRKLTREYETDALAGYALYQVSMTGAVLLLEPTLAIPAMWMLSVGDPVSGALGDNDATEPKRPAAWVAMFLVCFGLAVPFTIPTFGPDVGVVVAMAGAAPAAVADGLPPMIRGVAVDDNLTIPPAAAGGMLLALAVLG; encoded by the coding sequence GTGCCCCTTCCGGCGGCGGAGTGGCGGACCGAGGTGGAGTTCGAGCGGCGGCTGGTCCACTCCGGGGGGACCCTCTACCCGGTGCCGTACCTGCTCGGCTGGTTCACGTGGACGGAGACGCGCTACTTCCTCGTGGCCGCGCTCGCCGTCGTCCTCGCGTTGGAGTTCCTCCGGCTCGTGATCGGCCTCAACCACTGGCTCTACCGGAAGCTCACCCGAGAGTACGAGACCGACGCGCTCGCCGGCTACGCGCTGTACCAAGTGAGCATGACCGGCGCGGTCCTCCTCTTGGAGCCGACGCTCGCGATCCCCGCGATGTGGATGCTCTCCGTGGGCGACCCCGTCAGCGGCGCGCTCGGGGACAACGACGCCACGGAACCGAAGCGGCCCGCCGCGTGGGTCGCGATGTTCCTCGTCTGCTTCGGACTCGCCGTCCCCTTCACCATCCCGACGTTCGGCCCCGACGTGGGCGTCGTCGTCGCGATGGCGGGCGCCGCCCCCGCCGCCGTCGCCGACGGGCTCCCGCCGATGATCCGCGGCGTCGCCGTCGACGACAACCTCACTATCCCGCCCGCCGCCGCCGGCGGGATGCTCCTCGCGCTCGCGGTGTTGGGATAG
- a CDS encoding 50S ribosomal protein L40e yields MASFDAAERRNLDRQICMRCNARNSSDAKRCRKCGYKNLRPKAKERRAT; encoded by the coding sequence ATGGCCAGCTTCGACGCCGCGGAACGCCGCAACCTCGACCGGCAGATCTGCATGCGCTGTAACGCTCGCAACTCTTCCGACGCGAAGCGCTGCCGCAAGTGCGGCTACAAGAACCTCCGCCCCAAGGCGAAGGAACGCCGCGCGACGTAA
- a CDS encoding thioredoxin domain-containing protein, whose product MTVRLLDFHADWCGPCKTQDPILEEIQEDLGDAFELQKVNVDEEQDVANQYQVRSLPTLIIENDDGVVDRFVGVTQREDIEAALSEAGA is encoded by the coding sequence ATGACTGTTCGACTGCTGGATTTTCACGCTGACTGGTGCGGCCCGTGTAAGACGCAGGACCCGATCCTGGAGGAGATCCAGGAGGACCTCGGCGACGCCTTCGAGCTCCAGAAGGTGAACGTCGACGAGGAGCAGGACGTCGCCAACCAGTATCAGGTACGCTCGCTCCCGACGCTGATCATCGAGAACGACGACGGCGTCGTGGACCGATTCGTCGGCGTCACCCAGCGCGAGGACATCGAGGCCGCGCTGTCCGAGGCCGGCGCCTGA
- a CDS encoding preprotein translocase subunit Sec61beta encodes MSSGSNSGGLMSSAGLVRYFDNEDRNAISMSPKTVLAFCVLFGVFVQVLSLTVA; translated from the coding sequence ATGAGCAGTGGTTCCAACTCCGGCGGGCTGATGTCCAGTGCGGGACTGGTCCGCTACTTCGACAACGAGGACCGGAACGCGATCTCGATGAGCCCCAAGACCGTCCTCGCGTTCTGCGTCCTCTTCGGCGTCTTCGTGCAGGTCCTCTCGCTGACCGTCGCGTAA
- the pdxT gene encoding pyridoxal 5'-phosphate synthase glutaminase subunit PdxT, producing the protein MKAGVIAVQGDVAEHAAAVRNAAAAHDEPAEVVEVRDAGIVPDCDVLLMPGGESTTISRLIHREGIAAEIRDHVASGKPVLATCAGLIVCSRDAKDDRVDALGLVDASVDRNAFGRQKDSFEAKIPVTGLDDPFHAVFIRAPLIDEVGADVEVLATVDGRPVAVRDGPVVATAFHPELTDDPRIHDLAFFPQREVIA; encoded by the coding sequence ATGAAAGCAGGCGTCATCGCCGTGCAGGGCGACGTGGCCGAGCACGCCGCCGCCGTCCGGAACGCCGCGGCCGCCCACGACGAACCCGCGGAGGTCGTCGAGGTCCGCGACGCCGGGATCGTGCCCGACTGCGACGTCCTCCTCATGCCGGGCGGGGAGTCGACCACCATCTCGCGGCTGATCCACCGAGAGGGGATCGCCGCGGAGATCCGCGACCACGTCGCGAGCGGGAAGCCCGTGCTCGCCACCTGCGCCGGGCTCATCGTCTGCTCGCGGGACGCGAAGGACGACCGGGTCGACGCGCTCGGGCTCGTCGACGCCTCCGTCGACCGCAACGCCTTCGGCCGACAGAAGGACTCCTTCGAGGCGAAGATCCCGGTGACCGGGCTCGACGACCCGTTCCACGCCGTGTTCATCCGCGCGCCGCTCATCGACGAGGTCGGCGCGGACGTCGAGGTGCTCGCGACCGTCGACGGCCGCCCGGTCGCGGTGCGCGACGGGCCCGTCGTCGCCACCGCGTTCCACCCGGAGCTCACCGACGACCCGCGGATCCACGACCTCGCCTTCTTCCCCCAGCGCGAGGTGATCGCGTGA
- the hisE gene encoding phosphoribosyl-ATP diphosphatase, whose amino-acid sequence MEETGGSGEAVLDELFATIESRKAELPEGSYTASLFTHEKGENAVLEKIGEESTEAILAAKDDDLEELTAESADLVYHLLVLLAMKDLDLEDLRGELRDRF is encoded by the coding sequence ATCGAAGAGACGGGCGGAAGCGGCGAGGCCGTCCTCGACGAGCTGTTCGCCACCATCGAGTCGCGCAAGGCGGAGCTCCCCGAGGGGTCGTACACCGCCTCGCTGTTCACCCACGAGAAGGGCGAGAACGCCGTCTTAGAGAAGATCGGCGAGGAGTCGACCGAGGCCATCCTCGCGGCGAAGGACGACGACCTCGAGGAGCTCACCGCCGAGAGCGCCGACCTTGTCTACCACCTCCTGGTGCTGCTCGCGATGAAGGACCTCGACCTCGAGGACCTCCGCGGCGAGCTCCGCGATCGGTTCTGA
- a CDS encoding helix-turn-helix domain-containing protein encodes MRSINFENAFYADDGDWIESLLVASASPFDPEAALADLSRVELFHCEQVVDGSTEPTYRLTVVAHEPYPFLLGVVLRENAIPNRLEFLNGHLRGVVTVTEWESFRTLADRIQEQFGEFELLSVNQVETTGEPLGSGQLGRALRNELSPEQLTVLRTAHRMGYFDAPRRVSADEIAAELDIAQSTLSERLRLAEKRLFDLVFSVPDESSTDAADR; translated from the coding sequence GTGCGGTCGATCAACTTCGAGAACGCCTTCTACGCGGACGACGGCGACTGGATCGAGTCGCTGCTCGTCGCGTCAGCGTCGCCGTTCGACCCCGAAGCGGCGTTGGCGGACCTCTCTCGCGTCGAACTGTTCCACTGCGAGCAGGTGGTGGACGGATCGACGGAGCCGACCTATCGGCTGACCGTCGTCGCACACGAACCCTACCCGTTCCTCCTCGGCGTCGTGCTGCGTGAGAACGCGATCCCGAACCGGTTGGAGTTCCTGAACGGTCACCTCCGCGGAGTCGTCACGGTCACCGAGTGGGAGTCGTTCCGGACGCTCGCGGACAGGATCCAGGAGCAGTTCGGCGAGTTCGAGCTCCTGAGCGTGAACCAGGTCGAGACGACCGGCGAACCGCTCGGAAGCGGACAGCTCGGACGAGCCCTGCGGAACGAGCTCTCGCCCGAACAGCTGACCGTGCTGCGGACCGCCCATCGGATGGGGTACTTCGACGCGCCGCGGCGAGTGTCGGCGGACGAGATCGCCGCCGAGCTCGACATCGCGCAGTCGACGCTCAGCGAGCGGCTGCGACTCGCAGAGAAGCGGCTGTTCGATCTCGTCTTCTCCGTCCCCGACGAGTCGTCGACCGACGCCGCCGACAGATAG
- a CDS encoding ABC transporter substrate-binding protein, which produces MSQDKSFEIETGTKSRRRFIQIAGAAGMAGIAGCGGDGGDGGDGGDGSDGSDGSDGSDGGGGGAASIETQFWEEWPVESKGSDVNDEAIQFEYTAVEGETVPQVDTHFAQAETPWMREFALLVQQSMNDIGVGVNLINVQPSTRYGEFWRADIGHPVPITMNLHGPDPQRGLDPNPFLMRAHPETGGNYYNYKNDEVTELLDEQASTIGDTEARAEICHEIQRKLNEDAYLIAANFPEVITVANTADWEGYVPTPGNGTTRDSFIWTQVNLQPQGDSTTWVKGVTSGMQGTNLPFSSGGQEEKRLLNVYDGLFDASPQLEIVPALATNADVVDDTTVEMDLREGVEWHDGESFGPSDVKFSVEFYKEHNAPQQAAFIRTIDSVEVLSETGGGRVRFNLTEPDAAFLTQRVVRSAIIPEHRWSDVDSPSEYNPENPVGTGPFSFVNWEQGAELRLEKHENNWMWDDDVREELLGEYFVPGDGIDEMVHANVGNVSTLIGAMQSGDIDAIGTTVSNAQADRAANPSGVEKQTSRNYVPTDVHLSHLVPLFRDKTFRVALSHAFDKEGFVENTLGGRGEAIEGQNLITPLLTPYHGETEPYEYDVDAARTMLQEAGYTFDGDDNLVWPEGDAWDAFAERVENGHASRADLDQPDFS; this is translated from the coding sequence ATGTCGCAAGACAAGAGCTTCGAGATCGAGACAGGCACGAAATCACGGCGGCGGTTCATCCAGATCGCCGGCGCGGCCGGGATGGCGGGGATAGCCGGCTGTGGCGGTGACGGCGGCGACGGCGGCGACGGCGGCGACGGCAGTGACGGGAGCGACGGCAGCGACGGCAGCGACGGCGGAGGCGGCGGCGCGGCGTCGATCGAGACGCAGTTCTGGGAGGAGTGGCCGGTCGAGTCGAAGGGGTCCGACGTCAACGACGAGGCGATCCAGTTCGAGTACACCGCGGTCGAGGGGGAGACCGTCCCCCAGGTGGACACCCACTTCGCGCAGGCCGAGACCCCGTGGATGCGGGAGTTCGCGCTCCTCGTCCAGCAGTCGATGAACGACATCGGCGTCGGCGTCAACCTGATCAACGTCCAGCCGAGCACCCGGTACGGGGAGTTCTGGCGGGCCGACATCGGGCATCCGGTGCCGATAACGATGAACCTCCACGGGCCGGACCCACAGCGCGGGCTCGACCCGAACCCGTTCCTGATGCGGGCGCACCCGGAGACGGGCGGGAACTACTACAACTACAAGAACGACGAGGTCACGGAGCTGTTAGACGAGCAGGCGTCGACGATCGGCGACACGGAGGCGCGCGCCGAGATCTGCCACGAGATCCAGCGCAAACTCAACGAGGACGCCTACCTCATCGCGGCGAACTTCCCGGAGGTCATCACGGTGGCCAACACCGCCGACTGGGAGGGGTACGTGCCGACCCCCGGCAACGGGACCACGCGCGACTCGTTCATCTGGACGCAGGTCAACCTCCAGCCGCAGGGCGACTCGACGACCTGGGTGAAGGGGGTCACCTCGGGGATGCAGGGGACGAACCTCCCGTTCTCCAGCGGCGGTCAGGAGGAGAAACGGCTCCTGAACGTCTACGACGGGCTCTTCGACGCCTCGCCGCAGCTCGAGATCGTCCCCGCCCTGGCGACGAACGCCGACGTCGTCGACGACACCACCGTCGAGATGGACCTCAGAGAGGGCGTCGAGTGGCACGACGGCGAGTCGTTCGGCCCGAGCGACGTGAAGTTCAGCGTCGAGTTCTACAAGGAGCACAACGCGCCCCAGCAGGCCGCATTCATCCGGACGATCGACTCCGTGGAGGTGCTCTCGGAGACCGGCGGCGGCCGCGTCCGGTTCAACCTCACGGAGCCGGACGCCGCGTTCCTTACCCAGCGGGTCGTCCGCAGCGCCATCATCCCCGAGCACCGCTGGTCGGACGTCGACAGCCCGAGCGAGTACAACCCCGAGAACCCGGTCGGGACCGGGCCGTTCTCGTTCGTCAACTGGGAGCAGGGGGCGGAGCTCCGCTTAGAAAAGCACGAGAACAACTGGATGTGGGACGACGACGTCCGCGAGGAGCTGCTCGGGGAGTACTTCGTCCCCGGCGACGGGATCGACGAGATGGTCCACGCCAACGTCGGGAACGTCTCCACGCTCATCGGCGCGATGCAGTCCGGCGACATCGACGCCATCGGGACGACGGTCTCGAACGCGCAGGCCGACCGCGCGGCGAACCCGAGCGGCGTCGAGAAGCAGACGTCGCGGAACTACGTCCCCACGGACGTCCACCTCAGTCACCTCGTCCCGCTGTTCCGGGACAAGACGTTCCGCGTGGCGCTGTCGCACGCCTTCGACAAGGAGGGGTTCGTCGAGAACACGCTCGGCGGTCGCGGCGAGGCGATCGAGGGGCAGAACCTGATCACGCCGCTTTTGACCCCCTACCACGGCGAGACCGAGCCGTACGAGTACGACGTCGACGCCGCTCGAACGATGCTCCAAGAGGCCGGGTACACGTTCGACGGCGACGACAACCTCGTCTGGCCGGAGGGCGACGCGTGGGACGCCTTCGCCGAGCGCGTCGAGAACGGGCACGCGTCCCGCGCTGACCTCGACCAGCCGGACTTCTCGTAG
- a CDS encoding ABC transporter permease has product MSFRRFLIKRTIIAALLTLIAVSIIFATLRLLPADPFSALVASGSLTPEEVEQIRAMYGLDDPIYVQYLRYVQNLFTFEFGISLTQQRPVGEIIIPALVNTLVLLLPALVATAIVSSLAGMYAGWNRGSWFEQSSIVVTTVFRATPIFVTGIFLLIIFSYGLGWLPAFGMRSSLANPDGYVETFVSVDFLRHYILPFTATVLFYSGDFLMLARNSVVERKGSEFLMLHRAKGLSEMAQLGRAGRNSLLPLVTYFALRTGMLFQGVITLEVVFAWPGIGRALVQAILNQDYPTVQAAVFIMALAVIVMNLTADLAYAKLDPTVEAGDV; this is encoded by the coding sequence ATGAGTTTTCGACGATTTTTAATAAAGCGCACCATCATCGCGGCGTTGCTGACCCTGATCGCCGTCAGTATCATCTTCGCCACGCTGCGCCTGCTGCCCGCCGACCCGTTCAGCGCGCTCGTGGCGTCGGGGTCGTTGACGCCGGAGGAGGTCGAACAGATACGGGCGATGTACGGGCTCGACGACCCGATATACGTCCAGTACCTCAGGTACGTCCAGAACCTGTTCACGTTCGAGTTCGGGATCTCGCTCACCCAGCAGCGGCCGGTCGGCGAGATCATCATCCCCGCGCTGGTCAACACGCTCGTGCTCCTGCTGCCGGCGCTCGTCGCGACCGCGATAGTCAGCTCCCTCGCCGGGATGTACGCCGGCTGGAACCGCGGGTCGTGGTTCGAGCAGTCGAGCATCGTCGTGACCACGGTCTTCCGGGCGACGCCGATCTTCGTGACGGGGATCTTCCTGCTCATCATCTTCTCGTACGGGTTGGGGTGGCTGCCCGCCTTCGGGATGCGGAGCTCGCTGGCCAACCCCGACGGGTACGTCGAGACGTTCGTCTCGGTTGACTTCCTGCGACACTACATCCTCCCGTTCACCGCGACGGTGCTGTTCTACAGCGGCGACTTCCTGATGCTCGCGCGCAACTCGGTCGTCGAGCGGAAGGGGTCGGAGTTCCTCATGCTCCACCGCGCGAAGGGGCTCTCTGAGATGGCGCAGCTGGGCCGGGCGGGGCGGAACTCGCTGCTCCCGCTCGTCACCTACTTCGCGCTCCGGACGGGGATGCTGTTCCAGGGAGTGATCACCTTGGAGGTGGTCTTCGCGTGGCCTGGGATCGGTCGCGCGCTCGTTCAGGCGATCCTCAACCAAGACTACCCGACCGTCCAGGCGGCGGTGTTCATCATGGCGCTCGCGGTCATCGTGATGAACCTCACCGCCGACCTGGCGTACGCGAAACTGGACCCGACGGTCGAGGCAGGTGACGTCTAA
- a CDS encoding ABC transporter permease: MSGYTIDTDTARERIRSELERAGRTLRFVLRDNAAKAGFAVIVVFGFLGVFGPYLAPYHPIEDTLQQGGSMMRLQPPGGKALFGTTSFGKDVLSQFLAGARPTLIVGLFGGVGTGVLGFLVGLTSGYFGGRVDEFLMRLTDLTFALPFLPMALVILSFVTPSVWLITAVLVVFLWKMPARVIRSEVMTVKERTFVKSARARGAGHMRTMFLHVAPNVLGIGFLYTAYAVGWSIVAGASLAFLGFGDPTTTSWGRMLQQVFRSGAIRVAWWWVLPPAIGIGAVTTGVFLVGRAFEEIVNPDLQTEQE, translated from the coding sequence ATGTCAGGATACACCATCGACACCGACACGGCGAGGGAACGGATCCGCTCCGAGCTCGAGCGAGCGGGACGCACGCTGCGCTTCGTGCTGCGCGACAACGCGGCGAAGGCCGGCTTCGCCGTCATCGTGGTCTTCGGGTTCCTCGGCGTCTTCGGCCCGTACCTCGCCCCGTACCACCCGATCGAGGACACGCTCCAGCAGGGCGGGTCGATGATGCGGCTCCAACCCCCCGGCGGGAAGGCCCTGTTCGGAACGACGTCGTTCGGAAAAGACGTGTTGAGCCAGTTCCTCGCCGGCGCGCGGCCGACGCTGATCGTCGGCCTGTTCGGCGGCGTCGGGACGGGCGTCCTCGGCTTCCTGGTCGGGCTCACGAGCGGCTACTTCGGCGGCCGCGTCGACGAGTTCCTGATGCGGCTGACCGACCTCACCTTCGCGCTCCCGTTCCTGCCGATGGCGCTGGTGATCCTCTCGTTCGTGACGCCGAGCGTCTGGCTCATCACCGCCGTGCTCGTCGTCTTCCTGTGGAAGATGCCGGCGCGGGTCATCCGCTCGGAGGTGATGACGGTCAAGGAGCGGACGTTCGTCAAGTCGGCCCGCGCCAGGGGCGCCGGCCACATGCGGACGATGTTCCTCCACGTGGCGCCGAACGTCCTCGGGATCGGGTTCCTCTACACCGCGTACGCCGTCGGCTGGTCGATCGTCGCCGGGGCCTCGCTCGCGTTCCTCGGCTTCGGCGACCCGACGACGACCTCCTGGGGGCGGATGCTCCAGCAGGTGTTCCGGTCGGGCGCGATCCGCGTCGCATGGTGGTGGGTGCTGCCGCCGGCCATCGGTATCGGCGCCGTCACGACGGGCGTCTTCCTGGTCGGACGGGCGTTCGAGGAGATAGTTAACCCCGACCTACAGACGGAGCAAGAATGA
- a CDS encoding ABC transporter ATP-binding protein — translation MSLLEINDVKITYRMPGNDVHAVNDVSFSIDEGDNYGLVGESGCGKSTLAKSVLGLLDDNGEVRRGSIRFDGRELLDLSERDWQSVRWEDIAYIPQSAMDSLDPVMTVGAQIRQAIREHRDVSKRTANERVAEVFEMVGLDPDRTGDYPHQFSGGMRQRVTIAMALALDPDLLIADEPTTGLDVIVQDKIIDKLMEIQAEIGSSLLLITHDVGVVAETCDEMSVLYGGKVMEQGDTDRIFRAPTNPYTIGLKNAFPEVDEFDEQAISIPGSLPDLTQEPTGCVFRNRCPFATEECERSHPPLAEVGGQLSACHYADRADEMREEAADPATWGIDVRDESDRSSGVGDTILETRGLEKWFQQPQGIFDDLRGADPDYVKAVNGVDLTVREGEIVGVAGESGCGKSTLAEVIAALQDRTGGEILIEGTPVDELLGRNTKEFRSRVQFIFQDPFDSLNPRQRVRAAVSEPLKIQGHDRETIDRRVRQTVEDVGLEPAEKYLDQLPAQLSGGERQRVAIAQALVLEPTLLICDEPASMLDVSLKANILNILREKADERDIGIVYISHDLASLTQIADRLAVMYLGRIAEIGATKDVVTDPKHPYTASLLAASPKTDPDVDRQRVLLPGEPPNPVNLPDGCNFAPRCPKADETCRGEEPTRSTFADEGHEAACYHPVEDVESELLDRYAEAREEEVGEIVEEELTL, via the coding sequence ATGAGTCTACTCGAAATCAACGACGTGAAGATCACGTATCGGATGCCGGGCAACGACGTCCACGCCGTCAACGACGTCTCGTTCTCGATCGACGAGGGGGACAACTACGGGCTCGTCGGCGAGTCCGGCTGCGGGAAGTCCACGCTGGCGAAGTCCGTCCTCGGACTGTTAGACGACAACGGCGAGGTCCGCCGAGGGAGCATCCGGTTCGATGGGCGGGAGCTGCTCGACCTCTCCGAGCGGGACTGGCAGTCGGTCCGCTGGGAGGACATCGCCTACATCCCGCAGAGCGCGATGGACTCGCTGGACCCGGTGATGACGGTCGGCGCGCAGATCCGACAGGCCATCCGCGAACACCGGGACGTCTCGAAGCGAACGGCGAACGAACGCGTCGCCGAGGTGTTCGAGATGGTCGGTCTTGACCCCGACCGAACCGGGGACTACCCGCACCAGTTCTCCGGCGGGATGCGCCAGCGCGTCACCATCGCGATGGCGCTCGCACTGGACCCCGACCTCCTCATCGCCGACGAGCCGACGACCGGGCTGGACGTCATCGTCCAGGACAAGATCATCGACAAGCTCATGGAGATCCAAGCGGAGATCGGCAGCTCCCTGCTCCTGATCACTCACGACGTGGGCGTCGTCGCCGAGACCTGCGACGAGATGTCGGTGCTGTACGGCGGGAAAGTGATGGAACAGGGCGACACGGACCGGATCTTCAGGGCGCCGACCAACCCCTACACGATCGGGCTGAAGAACGCCTTCCCGGAGGTCGACGAGTTCGACGAGCAGGCCATCTCGATCCCCGGATCACTCCCGGATCTCACCCAGGAGCCGACGGGCTGCGTGTTCCGCAACCGGTGTCCCTTCGCCACCGAGGAGTGCGAGCGGAGCCACCCGCCGCTGGCCGAGGTCGGCGGACAGCTGTCCGCCTGTCACTACGCCGACCGGGCCGACGAGATGCGGGAGGAGGCCGCCGACCCCGCAACGTGGGGGATCGACGTCCGCGACGAGAGCGACAGGTCGAGCGGCGTCGGGGATACCATCCTCGAGACGCGGGGGCTCGAGAAGTGGTTCCAACAGCCGCAGGGCATCTTCGACGACCTGCGCGGCGCCGATCCCGACTACGTCAAGGCCGTCAACGGCGTGGACCTCACCGTCCGCGAGGGCGAGATCGTCGGGGTCGCCGGCGAGTCCGGCTGCGGGAAGTCGACGCTGGCGGAGGTGATCGCCGCGCTCCAGGACCGGACTGGCGGCGAGATCCTGATCGAGGGGACGCCGGTCGACGAGCTCCTCGGGAGGAACACGAAGGAGTTCCGCTCGCGGGTGCAGTTCATTTTCCAGGACCCGTTCGACTCGCTGAACCCCCGCCAGCGGGTTCGCGCCGCGGTGTCGGAACCCCTGAAGATCCAGGGCCACGACCGCGAGACGATCGACCGGCGCGTCAGGCAGACCGTCGAGGACGTCGGCCTCGAGCCGGCCGAGAAGTACCTCGACCAGCTCCCGGCCCAGCTGTCGGGCGGGGAGCGCCAGCGCGTCGCGATCGCGCAGGCGCTCGTGCTCGAACCGACGCTCTTGATCTGCGACGAGCCGGCGTCGATGCTCGACGTCTCGCTGAAGGCCAACATTCTCAACATCCTCAGAGAGAAGGCCGACGAGCGCGACATCGGGATCGTCTACATCTCGCACGACCTCGCGAGCCTCACGCAGATCGCCGACCGCCTGGCCGTGATGTACCTCGGTCGGATCGCCGAGATCGGGGCGACGAAAGACGTCGTCACGGACCCGAAACACCCCTACACGGCGTCGCTGCTGGCGGCCTCGCCGAAGACCGACCCCGACGTCGACAGGCAGCGGGTGCTGTTACCGGGGGAGCCGCCGAATCCGGTGAACCTCCCCGACGGGTGCAACTTCGCGCCCCGGTGTCCGAAGGCCGACGAGACGTGTCGCGGCGAGGAGCCGACGCGGTCGACGTTCGCGGACGAGGGGCACGAGGCGGCCTGCTACCACCCGGTAGAGGACGTCGAGTCCGAGCTGTTGGACCGCTACGCCGAGGCCAGAGAGGAGGAGGTCGGCGAGATCGTCGAGGAGGAGCTGACGCTGTAG